Proteins co-encoded in one Bacillus infantis NRRL B-14911 genomic window:
- the desA gene encoding Delta(5) desaturase DesA, which produces MDKKTSKPGKLSRKNISPYEKADTKSSIFQLMNTLVPFFLIWYLAYETMQISYLITFILTVVNAGFLVRIFIIFHDCCHNSFFKSKKANEVLGMITGVMTLFPFHQWRHSHSVHHATSGNLNKRGTGDIWVMTVDEYLDASFWQRMQYRAYRNPLVMFGLGPIYEFLIAQRFNRKGARPKEKMNTYLTNILIVLVIAFMCWLVGWKAFLLIQGPIFYISGALGIWLFYVQHQFEDSYFEYDEEWEFVRAAVDGSSFYKLPKLLQWLTGNIGFHHVHHLSPRVPNYFLEDAHNKEPLLNNVQTITLSTSLKSLKYRLWNEQSRSFVSFREIHHLLKAQKKKSVSV; this is translated from the coding sequence ATGGATAAAAAAACGTCAAAACCTGGCAAATTATCAAGGAAAAATATCTCTCCTTACGAAAAAGCCGATACAAAGAGCAGTATCTTCCAGCTAATGAACACGCTGGTGCCCTTCTTTCTCATTTGGTATCTGGCCTATGAAACCATGCAAATATCTTATCTGATCACGTTTATATTGACTGTTGTGAATGCAGGATTTCTGGTGAGGATCTTCATCATTTTCCATGACTGCTGCCACAACTCTTTTTTCAAAAGCAAAAAGGCGAATGAAGTGCTTGGCATGATCACAGGAGTGATGACACTATTCCCTTTCCATCAATGGAGGCACAGCCATTCTGTCCACCATGCAACAAGCGGCAACCTGAATAAAAGGGGCACCGGTGACATCTGGGTCATGACGGTTGATGAATACCTGGACGCAAGCTTCTGGCAGCGCATGCAGTACCGCGCTTACCGCAATCCGCTTGTGATGTTCGGCCTCGGACCGATTTATGAGTTCCTCATTGCCCAGCGCTTCAACCGCAAGGGAGCACGGCCTAAGGAAAAAATGAACACTTATCTCACAAACATCCTGATTGTCCTTGTGATTGCATTTATGTGCTGGCTGGTAGGCTGGAAGGCCTTCCTTCTTATCCAGGGACCGATTTTCTATATTTCCGGTGCGCTTGGCATCTGGCTGTTTTATGTACAGCATCAGTTCGAAGATTCTTATTTCGAATACGACGAAGAATGGGAATTTGTCAGGGCAGCTGTTGATGGAAGCTCCTTTTATAAGCTTCCGAAACTCCTGCAGTGGCTGACTGGCAATATCGGCTTCCACCATGTCCATCATCTCAGCCCCAGGGTTCCGAACTATTTTCTGGAGGATGCCCATAATAAGGAACCGCTGCTCAATAATGTCCAGACGATCACACTGTCAACTAGTCTGAAGTCGCTGAAATACCGATTATGGAATGAACAGAGCCGCAGCTTTGTTTCTTTCAGGGAAATCCATCACCTGCTGAAAGCACAGAAGAAGAAAAGCGTTT